A section of the Virgibacillus sp. NKC19-3 genome encodes:
- a CDS encoding MgtC/SapB family protein: MGDFMEFVFDDNFTIMMSRLLISLVLSGVIGFERELNNHSAGFRTHILVGVGACLMMLLSLFGFETFMAEHDNIRFDPARIPSYVISGIGFLGAGTIIVYGGTIRGLTTAASIWTVAGLGLVVGAGMYVPALFTTLIILLSLVFLNNFEKLFAKGRSSNLIEIVALPELQINEIISVFDKFDSTIKNVEITKAENDIRNIFVKIERKPDVERIALIEEISKINYVKNISELK; the protein is encoded by the coding sequence TTGGGAGATTTTATGGAATTTGTGTTTGATGATAACTTTACAATCATGATGTCTCGATTGTTAATTTCACTTGTTTTATCCGGGGTTATTGGTTTTGAGCGTGAATTAAATAATCATTCCGCTGGTTTTCGCACCCATATTCTCGTTGGGGTCGGAGCTTGTTTAATGATGCTATTATCTTTATTTGGCTTTGAGACATTTATGGCGGAGCACGATAATATCCGTTTTGATCCGGCGCGCATACCATCTTATGTTATTAGTGGAATTGGGTTTCTTGGCGCAGGGACAATTATCGTCTATGGTGGGACGATTCGTGGTCTAACTACCGCGGCTTCCATTTGGACGGTTGCAGGATTAGGCCTAGTTGTTGGTGCAGGGATGTACGTACCTGCATTGTTTACAACCCTTATTATTCTGCTTAGCCTGGTTTTCCTGAATAACTTTGAAAAGTTATTTGCTAAGGGACGTTCCTCTAATTTGATTGAAATTGTAGCATTGCCTGAACTTCAAATAAATGAAATTATCTCTGTCTTTGATAAATTTGATTCAACGATTAAAAATGTAGAAATTACAAAGGCAGAAAATGATATTAGAAATATCTTCGTAAAGATTGAGCGAAAACCTGATGTAGAACGAATTGCTTTGATAGAGGAAATCTCTAAAATTAATTATGTAAAAAATATTTCAGAGCTTAAATAG
- a CDS encoding protein arginine kinase, whose amino-acid sequence MTLKQFMNEAISPWMREEGPDSDIVLSSRIRLARNFSDVSYPILADHEKLEGIRDFIKEEYEHQSFQDYEDFSFISIPDLTAIEKRVLVEKHLISPHLSKSEHAPATIISKNEQVSVMINEEDHIRIQLYFPGLQLSKALEGAFELDDWLEEKINYAFDETRGYLTSCPTNVGTGMRASVMMHLPALAMTKQINRMIPAINQLGLVVRGIYGEGSDAQGNIFQISNQITLGKTEADIIGDLQSVVQQLIEHERNARNRIMEQSGKKLEDRIFRSFGVLDYSRIIESKEAAACLSNVRLGIDLGLIKNVSRNILNELMILTQPGFLQQYAQATLTADERDELRASLIRERLQLEK is encoded by the coding sequence ATGACCTTAAAGCAATTCATGAACGAAGCTATTAGTCCTTGGATGCGCGAGGAAGGGCCGGATAGTGATATTGTCCTTAGTAGTCGAATTCGTCTGGCTAGGAATTTCTCAGATGTTTCGTACCCTATTCTTGCAGACCATGAAAAACTGGAAGGCATTCGGGATTTTATTAAAGAGGAGTATGAACATCAGTCATTTCAGGATTATGAGGACTTTTCGTTCATTTCAATTCCGGATTTAACAGCCATTGAAAAACGAGTTTTGGTCGAGAAGCATTTAATCAGCCCGCATTTATCAAAAAGTGAACATGCACCAGCAACGATTATTTCTAAGAATGAACAGGTATCTGTCATGATTAATGAGGAAGATCATATCAGGATCCAATTATATTTCCCGGGACTTCAACTGTCAAAGGCATTGGAGGGGGCATTTGAGCTGGATGATTGGTTAGAAGAGAAAATTAACTATGCGTTTGATGAGACGCGAGGGTATTTAACAAGTTGTCCAACAAATGTAGGTACGGGAATGCGCGCTTCTGTTATGATGCATCTCCCTGCACTTGCGATGACGAAACAAATTAACCGAATGATACCGGCGATTAATCAGCTTGGGCTTGTTGTTAGAGGTATTTATGGTGAAGGTAGCGATGCCCAGGGAAATATTTTTCAAATCTCGAATCAAATTACGTTAGGCAAGACAGAAGCGGATATTATAGGGGATTTACAAAGTGTCGTTCAACAATTGATTGAGCACGAAAGAAATGCACGTAACCGTATTATGGAGCAATCCGGTAAAAAGTTAGAGGATCGCATTTTCCGATCCTTCGGTGTTCTGGATTACAGTAGAATTATTGAATCAAAGGAAGCAGCGGCATGTTTATCAAATGTTCGATTGGGAATTGATTTAGGACTCATCAAAAATGTATCCAGAAATATACTTAATGAATTAATGATTTTGACACAACCGGGATTTCTGCAACAATATGCACAAGCAACTTTAACAGCCGATGAACGAGATGAATTAAGGGCATCACTGATCCGTGAACGCCTGCAATTGGAGAAATAG
- a CDS encoding PIN/TRAM domain-containing protein, producing the protein MLKNIVYLFFIVLGGTIGYLYIPYLINLLDFTEASWVASPYLGMIIGAIIFFFISHVLADYVVKSLKWVEEALIKLPAVDLFFGSLGLILGLVIAYFINMPLQDINIDVVSQILPLFITILLGYFGFQVGFRRREEFVNLLNKNKKERDKSDKRRPIDTSDANQPRAKILDTSVIIDGRIADICQTNFLEGTIVIPQFVLGELQHIADSSDALKRNRGRRGLDVLNRIQKDLPVKVEIYEGDFDEIQEVDSKLIKLAKVNGGIVVTNDFNLNKVCDLQSVPVLNINDLANAVKPVVLPGEELEVHVIKDGKEHNQGIAYLDDGTMIVVEEGRNYIGKKIEVLITSVLQTSAGRMIFAKPKLLEKAQ; encoded by the coding sequence GTGCTAAAAAATATTGTTTATTTATTCTTTATTGTTTTAGGTGGTACCATTGGGTATTTATATATACCATATTTGATTAACTTATTGGATTTTACAGAAGCAAGCTGGGTCGCATCACCATATCTGGGCATGATAATAGGTGCAATTATATTCTTTTTTATTTCACATGTGCTGGCAGACTATGTCGTCAAATCGCTCAAATGGGTTGAGGAGGCACTTATCAAATTGCCGGCGGTAGATTTGTTTTTTGGTAGTTTAGGATTGATTTTGGGATTAGTTATTGCTTACTTTATTAATATGCCATTGCAGGATATAAATATTGATGTTGTCTCACAAATATTGCCCTTATTCATTACCATTTTGTTGGGTTACTTTGGATTTCAGGTTGGATTCAGACGTAGAGAGGAATTCGTCAACTTATTAAATAAAAATAAAAAAGAGCGTGATAAAAGTGATAAGCGGCGACCTATTGATACATCGGATGCTAATCAGCCTAGAGCCAAAATTCTAGACACAAGTGTGATTATTGATGGTCGAATTGCTGATATTTGCCAAACGAACTTTTTGGAAGGAACAATTGTCATTCCACAGTTTGTGCTAGGGGAATTACAGCATATTGCTGATTCTTCTGATGCATTAAAGCGTAACAGAGGTCGACGTGGGTTAGATGTGCTTAATCGTATTCAAAAGGATTTACCAGTGAAGGTGGAAATTTACGAAGGCGATTTTGATGAGATTCAGGAAGTTGACAGCAAATTGATCAAGCTAGCCAAGGTTAATGGCGGGATTGTTGTGACGAATGATTTCAATTTAAATAAAGTATGTGACCTGCAAAGTGTCCCTGTATTAAATATTAATGATCTGGCAAATGCAGTCAAACCGGTCGTGTTGCCTGGGGAGGAATTGGAAGTCCATGTGATTAAGGATGGAAAAGAGCATAATCAAGGCATTGCTTATTTGGATGACGGAACAATGATTGTTGTAGAAGAAGGTAGAAATTATATCGGTAAAAAAATTGAGGTCTTGATTACGAGTGTTCTGCAGACTTCTGCGGGTCGTATGATTTTTGCAAAACCGAAATTACTTGAAAAAGCACAGTAA
- the cysS gene encoding cysteine--tRNA ligase yields the protein MPIKVYNTLTRQKEEFQTLEEGKVSMYVCGPTVYNYIHIGNARPAIVFDAIRRYLEYKGYTVNYVLNFTDVDDKIIKKANELGEEVTDVANKFIDAYLEDVGALGVKKATYNPRVMETMDDIIHFIAGLIEKGYAYEVDGDVYFKPRTMDDYGKLSHQSIDELRSGARIQVGEKKEDPLDFALWKKAKEGEIAWQSPWGGGRPGWHIECSAMAKKYLGETIDIHAGGQDLTFPHHENEIAQSEAMNNETFANYWMHNGYINIENEKMSKSLGNFVLTRDIIKEHDPRVVRFFMLTVHYRNPINFTNELLNAAKNSLGRIETSYFNLKHRKQASMNLVDHTEAWLDKVEHFKRQFEVAMDDDFNTANAISVLFDLTKEANVYLQSEQTATKVIEAFQHTILTILDVLGITIQEESELLDEQIDALIEERTQARKNRDFARADEIRDMLKEKNIILEDTNQGVRWKRSE from the coding sequence ATGCCGATAAAAGTTTATAATACATTAACACGCCAAAAGGAAGAGTTTCAAACCTTGGAAGAAGGTAAAGTGAGCATGTATGTTTGCGGGCCAACCGTATATAACTATATTCATATTGGAAATGCACGTCCTGCTATCGTTTTTGATGCTATACGCCGTTACTTGGAATATAAAGGTTACACTGTTAATTATGTGTTAAATTTCACCGATGTGGATGATAAGATTATTAAAAAGGCAAATGAGTTGGGAGAAGAGGTAACGGATGTCGCCAATAAATTCATTGATGCATACCTGGAAGATGTTGGTGCATTAGGTGTGAAAAAGGCAACCTACAACCCACGGGTTATGGAAACAATGGATGATATTATCCACTTTATTGCCGGTTTGATTGAAAAAGGCTATGCATACGAAGTGGATGGGGACGTTTATTTTAAACCGCGGACAATGGATGATTACGGGAAACTCTCCCATCAATCGATTGATGAATTGCGTTCAGGAGCAAGGATTCAAGTTGGCGAAAAGAAAGAGGATCCGCTTGATTTTGCTCTATGGAAGAAAGCGAAAGAAGGCGAAATTGCTTGGCAGTCCCCGTGGGGTGGCGGCAGACCAGGCTGGCATATTGAATGCTCGGCAATGGCCAAAAAGTATTTAGGAGAGACGATCGACATTCATGCAGGCGGGCAGGATTTAACCTTTCCTCATCATGAAAATGAGATTGCTCAATCCGAAGCAATGAATAATGAAACATTTGCAAATTACTGGATGCATAATGGGTATATTAATATTGAAAATGAAAAAATGTCTAAATCACTAGGTAATTTTGTTTTAACTAGAGATATTATTAAAGAACATGACCCACGTGTTGTTCGCTTCTTTATGTTGACGGTTCATTATCGTAACCCGATCAATTTTACGAATGAATTATTGAATGCGGCTAAAAACAGCCTTGGTCGTATTGAAACATCCTACTTTAATTTAAAGCATCGCAAGCAAGCAAGTATGAATTTAGTCGATCATACAGAAGCATGGCTGGATAAAGTGGAACATTTTAAGAGACAATTTGAAGTGGCAATGGATGATGATTTTAACACCGCAAATGCCATTTCAGTTTTATTTGATTTAACGAAGGAAGCGAATGTCTACTTACAATCGGAGCAAACCGCAACAAAGGTTATTGAAGCATTTCAACATACTATTCTTACTATCCTTGATGTACTAGGAATTACCATTCAGGAAGAAAGTGAACTGCTTGATGAGCAAATAGATGCATTAATAGAAGAACGAACCCAAGCAAGGAAAAATCGGGACTTTGCCCGTGCGGATGAAATAAGAGATATGCTAAAAGAAAAGAATATTATTCTGGAGGATACGAATCAGGGTGTTCGTTGGAAGCGGAGCGAATGA
- the gltX gene encoding glutamate--tRNA ligase yields MTDKVRVRYAPSPTGNLHIGNARTALFNYLFAKHYDGKFIIRVEDTDDKRNVIGGEESQLNYLNWLGIEWDEGADVGGDYGPYRQTERLDLYNKYVDELLQRGLAFKCYMTEEELEAEREEQRRKGQVPKYSGAHRDLTQDQIAAFEAEGREPSIRMRVPANHTYTFNDIVRGNITFESSDFGDWVIVKKNGIPTYNFAVAIDDHLMKISHVLRGEEHISNTPKQMMVYEAFGWEPPQFGHMTLILNEERKKLSKRDEHILQFIEQYRNLGYLPETLFNFITLLGWSPVGEEEIFDKETLIKIFDPERLSTSAAIFDRHKLKWMNNEYIKASDLETVIDLAMPHLIDAGRLPKDMDDETRAWAEKVIALYREQLRYGAEIVELTEMFFNEDITYDEGSMDVLQQEQVPEVLQVFTDKLIHLDDFTKDSIKANIKATQKETGHRGKKLFMPIRVATTGQTHGPELPMAIELLGKDVVLSRLDKVLKQIGA; encoded by the coding sequence ATGACCGATAAAGTACGTGTACGTTATGCGCCAAGCCCAACAGGTAATTTGCATATTGGTAATGCGCGGACGGCATTATTTAATTATTTATTTGCCAAACACTACGATGGAAAATTTATTATTCGTGTGGAGGATACGGATGACAAAAGGAATGTCATTGGTGGAGAAGAAAGCCAGCTAAACTATTTAAATTGGCTTGGAATCGAGTGGGATGAAGGAGCTGATGTTGGCGGAGATTATGGTCCGTATCGCCAAACAGAGAGACTTGATTTATACAATAAATATGTAGATGAATTGCTTCAAAGAGGCCTTGCTTTCAAATGTTATATGACAGAAGAAGAGCTTGAAGCAGAACGGGAAGAACAGCGTAGGAAAGGACAAGTTCCGAAATATTCCGGAGCGCATCGTGACTTGACACAGGACCAAATTGCCGCGTTTGAAGCAGAAGGACGCGAACCTAGTATCCGTATGCGCGTTCCTGCAAATCATACCTACACATTTAATGATATTGTCCGTGGTAATATTACCTTTGAATCCAGTGATTTTGGCGATTGGGTTATTGTAAAGAAAAATGGTATTCCAACCTATAATTTTGCAGTAGCAATTGATGATCATCTGATGAAGATTTCGCATGTGCTGCGTGGAGAGGAACATATTTCGAATACCCCGAAACAAATGATGGTTTATGAGGCTTTTGGCTGGGAGCCTCCGCAATTTGGTCATATGACGTTAATTTTAAACGAAGAGCGAAAGAAATTAAGTAAGCGTGATGAGCACATTCTTCAATTTATTGAACAGTACCGTAACTTGGGCTATTTGCCGGAAACCTTGTTCAACTTTATTACATTACTCGGCTGGTCCCCGGTTGGTGAGGAAGAAATTTTTGATAAAGAAACGCTGATTAAGATATTTGATCCAGAGCGTTTATCCACATCAGCAGCCATTTTCGATCGTCATAAATTGAAGTGGATGAACAATGAATATATTAAAGCCTCTGATTTAGAAACGGTGATCGATTTAGCAATGCCGCACCTGATTGATGCGGGAAGACTTCCGAAAGATATGGATGACGAAACACGCGCCTGGGCAGAAAAAGTGATCGCTCTATATCGGGAGCAATTGCGATATGGCGCAGAGATTGTAGAGTTAACCGAAATGTTTTTCAACGAGGATATTACGTATGATGAGGGTTCGATGGATGTCTTGCAGCAGGAACAGGTGCCTGAAGTATTGCAGGTTTTCACCGATAAACTTATTCATTTGGACGATTTTACCAAAGATTCCATTAAGGCAAACATTAAAGCAACGCAAAAAGAGACAGGGCACCGAGGTAAAAAGTTGTTTATGCCAATCCGTGTTGCGACAACTGGGCAAACTCACGGACCGGAGCTGCCGATGGCTATTGAGCTTTTAGGGAAAGACGTGGTTCTTTCAAGATTGGATAAGGTATTAAAGCAAATTGGAGCTTAA
- the clpC gene encoding ATP-dependent protease ATP-binding subunit ClpC gives MMFGRFTERAQKVLALSQEEAVRLGHNNIGTEHILLGLVREGEGIAAKALESLGLEVPKIQEEVEKLIGVGKKPMQSIHYTPRAKKVVELSQDEARKLGHSYVGTEHILLGLIREGEGVAARVLNNLGVSLNKARQQVLQLLGSNESQGGRQGHRNNQQSNANTPTLDSLARDLTVIAKEGNVDPVIGRSKEIERVIQILSRRTKNNPVLIGEPGVGKTAVAEGLAQQIIDNEVPETLSDKRVMTLDMGTVVAGTKYRGEFEDRLKKVMEEIRQAGNILLFIDELHTLIGAGGAEGAIDASNILKPSLARGDLQCIGATTLDEYRKYIEKDAALERRFQPIQVDEPTLEETVKILKGLRDRYEAHHRVTITDEAIESAASLSDRYITERFLPDKAIDLIDEAGSKVRLHSYTVPPDLKELEQKLEDVRKEKDASVQSQEFEKAASLRDSEQRLREELEKTKKAWKEKQGQTDTEVTVEDIASVVSIWTGVPVARLTKDESERLLNMEETLHSRVIGQEEAVDAVSQAIRRARAGLKDPKRPIGSFIFLGPTGVGKTELARALAEAMFEDEEAMIRIDMSEYMEKHSTSRLVGSPPGYVGYDEGGQLTEKVRTKPYSVVLLDEIEKAHPEVFNILLQVLEDGRLTDSKGRVVDFRNTVLIMTSNVGANELRRNKYVGFNLGEEGQEYKDMKSKVTEEMKKAFRPEFLNRIDEMIVFHALEKKHMKRIVTLMVEHLKERLFDQEIDFSLTDKSLEKIANEAFDPEYGARPLRRSIQQNIENLLSEELLKENITKGQKVKIGLNNKGEFIVLK, from the coding sequence ATGATGTTTGGACGTTTTACAGAAAGAGCGCAAAAGGTATTAGCGTTGTCACAAGAGGAAGCGGTACGACTTGGACATAACAATATTGGCACAGAACATATTCTCTTGGGGCTTGTTCGTGAAGGGGAAGGGATTGCAGCGAAAGCTCTGGAGTCATTAGGTCTTGAGGTTCCTAAGATTCAGGAAGAGGTAGAGAAGTTAATTGGCGTTGGAAAGAAGCCCATGCAATCGATCCACTATACGCCAAGGGCTAAGAAGGTAGTAGAGCTATCTCAAGATGAGGCAAGAAAGCTCGGCCACTCCTATGTAGGTACCGAACATATTCTTCTGGGGCTGATTCGTGAAGGAGAAGGAGTCGCTGCCCGGGTGTTGAATAATCTTGGTGTTAGTCTGAATAAAGCACGTCAGCAAGTGCTTCAATTACTGGGAAGCAATGAATCACAGGGTGGAAGACAAGGCCATCGTAACAATCAACAATCAAATGCAAATACGCCAACACTGGATTCGCTGGCAAGAGATTTAACGGTAATTGCAAAAGAAGGCAATGTGGATCCTGTCATCGGACGAAGTAAGGAAATTGAGCGTGTTATTCAAATATTAAGCCGTCGTACAAAAAATAACCCAGTGTTGATAGGAGAGCCAGGTGTTGGTAAAACAGCTGTAGCAGAAGGCTTGGCACAACAGATTATCGATAACGAAGTCCCTGAGACATTAAGCGACAAACGTGTCATGACTTTGGATATGGGTACGGTTGTAGCCGGCACGAAATATCGCGGGGAATTTGAGGATCGCTTGAAGAAAGTCATGGAGGAAATACGCCAAGCCGGAAACATCCTCCTGTTTATCGATGAATTGCACACGTTGATTGGTGCGGGTGGTGCTGAAGGTGCGATCGATGCATCGAATATTCTTAAACCATCCCTCGCCCGGGGTGATCTCCAGTGTATTGGTGCGACAACACTTGATGAATATCGTAAATATATTGAGAAAGATGCCGCACTGGAGCGCAGATTTCAACCAATTCAAGTAGATGAACCGACGCTAGAGGAAACGGTAAAAATTTTAAAAGGGCTGCGTGACAGATATGAGGCACATCATCGTGTGACAATTACAGATGAGGCCATTGAGTCCGCTGCAAGTCTGTCTGACCGCTACATCACAGAACGCTTTTTGCCTGACAAAGCAATTGACCTCATTGATGAAGCAGGGTCAAAAGTTCGATTGCATTCCTACACAGTTCCACCTGATTTGAAAGAATTGGAGCAAAAGCTGGAAGATGTACGTAAAGAAAAGGATGCATCCGTCCAAAGTCAGGAATTTGAAAAAGCTGCATCCCTAAGGGACTCCGAACAACGTCTGCGTGAGGAATTGGAAAAAACGAAAAAAGCATGGAAAGAAAAGCAGGGGCAAACAGATACTGAAGTGACGGTAGAAGACATTGCCAGTGTTGTATCTATATGGACAGGAGTACCGGTAGCCAGGCTGACGAAGGATGAAAGTGAACGTCTGCTAAATATGGAAGAGACCTTGCATAGTCGTGTGATTGGTCAGGAAGAGGCTGTTGATGCAGTTTCTCAAGCAATTCGCAGGGCGCGAGCTGGCTTGAAAGATCCGAAACGTCCAATTGGTTCATTTATTTTCCTTGGGCCAACCGGTGTTGGTAAAACAGAGCTTGCTCGTGCATTGGCAGAGGCGATGTTTGAAGACGAGGAAGCCATGATTCGAATTGACATGTCGGAATACATGGAGAAACACTCCACTTCCCGTCTGGTCGGTTCTCCTCCTGGTTATGTCGGCTATGATGAAGGTGGTCAGTTAACGGAGAAAGTTCGAACAAAACCTTATTCGGTTGTGTTACTTGATGAAATAGAAAAGGCACATCCGGAAGTATTTAATATTCTATTACAAGTACTGGAAGATGGACGGTTAACAGATTCAAAAGGGCGAGTTGTTGATTTTCGCAATACAGTGCTTATTATGACCTCCAACGTTGGCGCAAATGAATTAAGACGTAATAAATATGTTGGATTTAACCTTGGTGAAGAAGGGCAAGAGTACAAAGATATGAAATCCAAAGTGACCGAAGAAATGAAAAAGGCATTTCGTCCGGAGTTTTTAAACCGTATTGATGAAATGATTGTTTTCCACGCCTTGGAGAAAAAGCATATGAAACGTATTGTTACTTTAATGGTCGAACATTTAAAAGAACGCTTGTTTGATCAGGAGATTGACTTCTCCTTGACTGATAAATCACTGGAAAAAATAGCAAACGAGGCTTTTGATCCTGAATACGGGGCAAGGCCTCTACGAAGATCCATTCAGCAAAACATTGAGAACCTCCTATCAGAGGAACTTCTCAAAGAAAATATTACAAAAGGACAAAAAGTAAAAATTGGCTTGAATAATAAAGGGGAATTTATTGTTCTAAAATAG
- a CDS encoding UvrB/UvrC motif-containing protein — protein MQCQECQQRPATLHFTQVINGTKTEIHVCEVCAKEKGYMTYPEEGYSLHNLLTGLFNFDSAMMESQQSNSYNQVKELKCPQCGMSLSTFKKVGKFGCATCYDTFSERLDPILRRVHSGNTKHYGKIPKRMGGDLHTKKQLESYKAELQQLIEDENFEEAAQIRDKIKALQNQSDGSKAGDDT, from the coding sequence ATGCAATGTCAGGAATGCCAGCAGCGGCCGGCTACACTCCACTTTACGCAAGTGATCAATGGTACTAAAACCGAAATTCATGTTTGCGAAGTGTGTGCGAAGGAAAAGGGTTATATGACGTATCCGGAGGAAGGGTATTCCCTTCATAATTTGCTTACAGGTCTGTTCAATTTTGACTCGGCAATGATGGAAAGTCAGCAAAGTAATTCGTATAATCAAGTAAAGGAATTGAAATGCCCGCAATGTGGTATGTCACTTTCCACATTTAAAAAAGTAGGAAAGTTCGGCTGTGCAACGTGTTATGATACTTTTTCTGAACGTCTTGATCCGATATTGCGCAGGGTACATTCAGGTAATACCAAGCATTACGGGAAAATTCCCAAACGCATGGGTGGCGACTTGCATACAAAGAAACAATTGGAAAGCTATAAAGCTGAATTGCAACAATTGATAGAAGATGAAAATTTTGAAGAAGCTGCTCAAATAAGAGATAAGATTAAAGCATTGCAAAATCAGAGTGATGGTTCGAAAGCAGGTGATGATACATGA
- a CDS encoding CtsR family transcriptional regulator, translated as MSNISDVIEQYLKKILQTRGQNAIEIKRSEIADQFQCVPSQINYVIKTRFTLEKGYIVESKRGGGGYIRIMRVIHQDKSELIDEIIKMINPTVTQQASIDVLERLLEEELITEREAKIILSGIDRNTLAFQLPLRDEVRARVLTAMLSELKYLNK; from the coding sequence ATGAGTAATATTTCAGATGTGATTGAGCAATATTTAAAAAAGATCTTACAAACAAGAGGGCAAAATGCAATCGAGATTAAACGTAGTGAAATTGCTGATCAGTTCCAGTGTGTCCCCTCTCAGATCAATTATGTAATTAAAACGCGTTTCACATTGGAAAAAGGGTACATCGTAGAGAGTAAACGTGGCGGCGGCGGTTATATTCGGATTATGCGAGTGATACATCAGGATAAGTCTGAACTCATTGATGAAATTATAAAGATGATCAATCCAACAGTAACGCAACAAGCTTCCATTGATGTGCTTGAGCGACTATTGGAAGAAGAATTAATTACCGAACGCGAGGCCAAAATTATCCTCAGTGGGATTGACCGAAATACATTAGCATTCCAGCTCCCACTTCGGGATGAGGTTCGAGCTCGTGTGTTAACTGCCATGCTTTCAGAATTAAAGTACCTAAACAAGTAA
- the radA gene encoding DNA repair protein RadA has protein sequence MVKRKTKYVCQECGYESAKWMGKCPGCNSWNTLVEEIEASSTTSKHTVNGGMKNLSKPEKITAIQSQKEPRITTSMMELNRVLGGGIVPGSLVLVGGDPGIGKSTLLLQISSQLADKQLPVLYISGEESTRQTKLRADRLGVTSNLLYVLSETNLFDIAKHINEIQPSFVVVDSIQTIFREEVSSAPGSVSQVRESTSELMKIAKTSGIPIFIVGHVTKEGAIAGPRMLEHMVDAVLYFEGERHHMYRILRGVKNRFGSTNEMGIFEMKEEGLKEVMNPSEIFLEERSQGAAGSTVVASMEGTRPVLVEIQALISPTSFGNPRRMATGVDSSRVPLLMAVLEKRVGLMLQNQDAYIKVAGGVKLDEPAIDLAIAVSIASSFRDQATLPEDIFIGEVGLTGEIRRVSRIEQRVQEAAKLGFKRVICPMKNLDGWTVPQNIQVVGVNTVQEALDTGLAR, from the coding sequence TTGGTGAAACGAAAAACGAAATATGTATGTCAGGAATGCGGTTATGAATCAGCAAAGTGGATGGGTAAATGTCCAGGATGTAACAGTTGGAATACATTAGTTGAGGAAATAGAAGCATCGAGTACGACTAGTAAGCATACAGTAAATGGTGGGATGAAAAATTTGAGTAAGCCTGAAAAGATTACCGCCATTCAGTCACAGAAAGAACCACGGATAACCACGTCGATGATGGAACTAAATCGTGTACTTGGTGGGGGAATTGTTCCAGGTTCTCTGGTCCTCGTCGGTGGTGACCCGGGAATCGGTAAATCAACATTGCTACTGCAAATATCCTCCCAACTCGCAGATAAGCAGCTCCCGGTGTTGTATATATCAGGAGAGGAATCAACCCGCCAAACAAAGCTTCGCGCTGATCGATTAGGTGTTACTTCGAATTTGCTATATGTTTTATCTGAAACCAACTTATTTGATATCGCCAAACATATTAACGAAATTCAGCCATCCTTTGTGGTTGTTGATTCCATTCAAACCATTTTTCGCGAGGAAGTCAGCAGTGCCCCGGGCAGTGTATCTCAAGTTCGTGAATCTACAAGCGAGTTAATGAAAATAGCAAAGACCAGTGGGATTCCGATATTTATTGTTGGACATGTAACGAAAGAGGGGGCTATCGCCGGGCCCAGAATGCTTGAACATATGGTAGATGCCGTGCTCTATTTTGAAGGTGAAAGACACCATATGTATCGCATTTTACGTGGCGTTAAGAATCGCTTTGGCAGCACAAATGAAATGGGTATATTTGAGATGAAAGAAGAAGGATTAAAGGAAGTTATGAATCCTTCCGAGATATTTTTAGAGGAACGTTCGCAAGGGGCTGCAGGTTCTACGGTTGTTGCTTCCATGGAAGGAACTAGACCAGTACTTGTGGAAATACAGGCACTTATTTCGCCTACTAGTTTTGGAAATCCGCGTCGGATGGCGACAGGGGTTGATAGTAGCAGAGTTCCGCTATTAATGGCGGTATTGGAAAAACGTGTAGGCCTAATGTTGCAAAATCAGGATGCATATATCAAAGTAGCTGGGGGTGTGAAACTTGATGAACCGGCTATTGATCTGGCAATCGCTGTAAGTATCGCTTCAAGCTTCCGTGATCAAGCCACACTTCCGGAGGATATTTTTATTGGAGAAGTGGGGTTAACAGGTGAGATAAGGCGCGTATCGCGTATCGAACAACGTGTGCAGGAAGCAGCGAAGCTTGGGTTTAAGCGTGTAATCTGTCCGATGAAGAATTTGGATGGCTGGACGGTACCACAAAACATTCAAGTTGTTGGAGTGAATACTGTTCAGGAGGCGCTGGATACAGGTCTGGCAAGATAG